The Bacillus vallismortis genome window below encodes:
- the secA gene encoding preprotein translocase subunit SecA, producing MLGILNKMFDPTKRTLNRYEKVANDIDAIRGDYENLSDDDLKHKTIEFKERLEKGATTDDLLVEAFAVVREASRRVTGMFPFKVQLMGGVALHDGNIAEMKTGEGKTLTSTLPVYLNALTGKGVHIVTVNEYLASRDAEQMGEIFEFLGLTVGLNLNSLSKDEKREAYAADITYSTNNELGFDYLRDNMVLYKEQMVQRPLHFAVIDEVDSILIDEARTPLIISGQAAKSTKLYVQANAFVRTLKAEKDYTYDIKTKGVQLTEEGMTKAEKAFGIDNLFDVKHVALNHHINQSLKAHAAMQKDVDYVVEDDQVVIVDSFTGRLMKGRRYSEGLHQAIEAKEGLEIQNESMTLATITFQNYFRMYEKLAGMTGTAKTEEEEFRNIYNMQVVTIPTNKPVVRDDRPDLIYRSMEGKFKAVAEDVAQRYMTGQPVLVGTVAVETSELISKLLKNKGIPHQVLNAKNHEREAQIIEEAGQKGAITIATNMAGRGTDIKLGEGVKELGGLAVVGTERHESRRIDNQLRGRSGRQGDPGITQFYLSMEDELMRRFGAERTMAMLDRFGMDDSTPIQSKMVSRAVESSQKRVEGNNFDSRKQLLQYDDVLRQQREVIYKQRFEVIDSENLREIVENMIKSSLERAIAAYTPREELPEEWKLDGLVELVNTTYLDEGKLEKSDIFGKEPDEMHELIMDRIMTKYNEKEEKFGEEQMREFEKVIVLRAVDSKWMDHIDAMDQLRQGIHLRAYAQTNPLREYQMEGFAMFEHMIESIEDEVAKFVMKAEIENNLEREEVVQGQTTAHQQQEGDDNKKAKKAPVRKVVDIGRNAPCHCGSGKKYKNCCGRAE from the coding sequence ATGCTTGGAATTTTAAATAAAATGTTTGATCCAACAAAACGTACGCTGAATAGATACGAAAAAGTAGCTAACGATATTGATGCGATTCGCGGAGACTATGAAAATCTCTCTGACGATGATCTGAAACATAAAACGATTGAATTTAAAGAGCGCCTTGAAAAAGGGGCGACAACCGATGATCTTCTTGTTGAAGCATTCGCCGTTGTTCGGGAAGCTTCGCGCCGCGTAACCGGCATGTTTCCGTTCAAAGTCCAGCTCATGGGGGGCGTGGCGCTTCATGACGGAAATATCGCGGAAATGAAAACAGGGGAAGGGAAAACGTTAACGTCTACTCTGCCTGTTTATTTAAATGCGTTAACAGGTAAAGGCGTGCACATCGTGACTGTCAACGAATACTTGGCGAGCCGTGATGCTGAGCAAATGGGGGAAATTTTCGAGTTTCTCGGTTTGACCGTCGGATTGAATTTAAACTCATTGTCAAAAGACGAAAAGCGGGAAGCTTATGCCGCAGACATTACTTACTCCACAAACAACGAACTTGGCTTCGACTATTTGCGTGACAATATGGTTCTTTATAAAGAGCAGATGGTTCAGCGCCCGCTTCATTTTGCGGTAATAGATGAAGTTGACTCTATTTTAATTGATGAAGCGAGAACGCCGCTTATCATTTCTGGACAAGCTGCAAAATCCACTAAGCTGTACGTACAGGCAAATGCTTTTGTCCGCACGTTAAAAGCAGAGAAGGATTATACGTATGATATCAAAACAAAAGGTGTACAGCTGACTGAGGAAGGAATGACGAAGGCGGAAAAAGCGTTCGGCATTGATAACCTGTTTGATGTGAAACATGTCGCCCTCAACCACCATATCAACCAGTCTCTAAAAGCACACGCTGCGATGCAGAAGGACGTTGACTACGTTGTGGAAGACGATCAGGTTGTTATTGTTGATTCGTTTACGGGGCGCCTGATGAAAGGCCGCCGCTACAGCGAAGGCCTTCACCAAGCGATTGAAGCGAAGGAAGGGCTTGAAATTCAGAACGAAAGCATGACCTTGGCGACAATTACGTTCCAAAACTACTTCCGGATGTATGAGAAACTTGCCGGTATGACAGGTACGGCTAAGACAGAGGAAGAAGAATTTCGCAACATCTATAACATGCAGGTTGTCACGATCCCTACTAACAAGCCTGTTGTCCGTGACGACCGTCCGGATTTAATTTACCGTTCGATGGAAGGGAAGTTTAAGGCGGTTGCGGAGGATGTCGCACAGCGTTACATGACGGGACAGCCTGTTCTTGTCGGTACGGTTGCGGTTGAAACGTCTGAACTGATTTCTAAGCTGCTCAAAAACAAAGGAATCCCGCATCAAGTGTTAAACGCCAAAAACCATGAACGTGAAGCGCAGATTATTGAAGAGGCCGGCCAAAAAGGAGCAATTACAATTGCGACAAACATGGCGGGGCGCGGAACGGACATTAAGCTTGGCGAAGGCGTAAAAGAGCTTGGCGGCCTTGCTGTTGTCGGAACGGAACGACATGAATCACGCCGGATTGACAATCAGCTGCGAGGGCGTTCTGGACGTCAGGGAGACCCGGGGATTACCCAATTTTATCTTTCTATGGAAGATGAATTGATGCGCAGATTCGGAGCTGAGCGGACAATGGCGATGCTTGACCGTTTCGGCATGGACGACTCTACTCCAATTCAAAGTAAAATGGTATCCCGCGCGGTTGAATCGTCACAAAAACGCGTCGAAGGCAATAACTTCGATTCACGTAAACAGCTTCTGCAATACGATGACGTTCTCCGCCAGCAGCGTGAGGTCATTTATAAGCAACGCTTTGAAGTCATTGACTCTGAAAACCTGCGTGAAATCGTTGAGAATATGATCAAGTCTTCTCTCGAACGTGCAATTGCAGCCTATACGCCAAGAGAAGAGCTTCCTGAGGAGTGGAAGCTTGACGGTCTTGTTGAGCTTGTCAACACGACTTATCTTGATGAAGGCAAGCTTGAGAAGAGCGATATCTTCGGGAAAGAGCCGGATGAAATGCATGAGCTCATTATGGATCGCATCATGACCAAATATAATGAAAAAGAAGAGAAATTCGGCGAAGAGCAAATGCGTGAATTCGAAAAAGTCATCGTCCTTCGCGCCGTTGATTCAAAATGGATGGATCACATCGACGCAATGGATCAGCTTCGCCAAGGGATTCACCTTCGAGCTTACGCGCAGACAAATCCGCTTCGTGAGTATCAAATGGAAGGCTTTGCGATGTTTGAGCATATGATTGAATCGATCGAGGACGAGGTTGCAAAATTTGTGATGAAAGCTGAGATTGAAAACAATCTGGAGCGTGAAGAGGTTGTACAGGGCCAGACGACGGCTCATCAGCAGCAAGAAGGCGACGATAACAAAAAAGCAAAAAAAGCACCGGTTCGCAAAGTGGTTGATATCGGCCGAAATGCCCCATGCCACTGCGGAAGCGGGAAAAAATATAAAAATTGCTGCGGCCGGGCTGAATAG
- the hpf gene encoding ribosome hibernation promotion factor: MNYNIRGENIEVTPALKDHVEKKIGKLERYFDHNVNADVNVNLKFYNDKESKVEVTIPMTDLALRSEVHNEDMYNAIDLATNKLERQIRKHKTKVNRKFREQGSPKYLLANGLGSDTDIAVQDEIEDEDSLDIVRQKRFNLKPMDSEEAILQMNMLGHNFFVFTNAETNLTNVVYRRNDGKYGLIEPTE, translated from the coding sequence ATGAACTATAACATCAGAGGAGAAAATATTGAAGTGACACCCGCGTTGAAGGATCATGTCGAGAAGAAGATCGGCAAGCTGGAGCGTTATTTTGACCATAACGTGAATGCCGATGTGAACGTCAACTTGAAATTTTACAATGACAAGGAGTCTAAAGTTGAGGTTACGATTCCGATGACAGATCTGGCGCTTCGGTCCGAGGTGCATAACGAGGATATGTACAACGCAATTGATCTCGCAACAAACAAACTGGAACGTCAAATCCGTAAGCATAAAACGAAAGTAAACCGCAAATTCCGTGAGCAGGGCTCTCCGAAATATCTATTAGCGAATGGTCTCGGCTCTGATACAGATATTGCGGTTCAGGATGAAATAGAAGATGAGGATAGCTTGGACATTGTCCGTCAGAAACGCTTTAATTTAAAGCCGATGGATAGTGAAGAAGCGATCTTGCAAATGAATATGCTCGGCCATAATTTCTTTGTTTTCACCAATGCGGAAACAAACCTTACAAATGTCGTATACCGCAGAAATGATGGGAAATATGGCTTGATTGAACCGACTGAATAA
- a CDS encoding flagellar protein FliT codes for MNNIDRLYTETKSMLSHIQDTPESDELLAQIEDFVAKRSELIQKISLPLSEEEQKQMRLVLTWDQLIVKEMERLKQSIAGELQQVKRKRAMHTTYLNPYNNITIDGRYYDKRK; via the coding sequence ATGAATAACATAGATCGACTATACACTGAGACGAAGAGTATGCTGTCACACATACAAGATACACCGGAAAGCGATGAACTTTTAGCGCAAATTGAAGACTTTGTGGCTAAACGGTCTGAACTTATTCAGAAGATATCTCTGCCGCTTTCAGAAGAGGAACAAAAGCAGATGAGGCTTGTCCTGACATGGGATCAGCTTATTGTGAAGGAAATGGAAAGACTGAAGCAGTCAATTGCAGGCGAGCTTCAGCAGGTAAAAAGAAAACGCGCGATGCATACGACGTATTTAAACCCTTATAACAACATCACGATTGACGGCAGATATTATGACAAGCGTAAATAG
- the prfB gene encoding peptide chain release factor 2 (programmed frameshift): MELSEIRAELENMASRLADFRGSLDLESKEDRIAELDEQMSDPEFWNDQQKAQTVINEANGLKDYVNSYKKLSDSHEELQMTHDLLKEEPDPDLHLELEKELKSLTKEFNEFELQLLLSEPYDKNNAILELHPGAGGTESQDWGSMLLRMYTRWGERRGFKVETLDYLPGDEAGIKSVTLLIKGHNAYGYLKAEKGVHRLVRISPFDSSGRRHTSFVSCEIMPEFNDEIDIDIRTEDIKVDTYRASGAGGQHVNTTDSAVRITHLPTNVVVTCQTERSQIKNRERAMKMLKAKLYQRRIEEQQAELDEIRGEQKEIGWGSQIRSYVFHPYSMVKDHRTNTEMGNVQAVMDGDIDTFIDAYLRSKLS; this comes from the exons ATGGAATTATCAGAAATTAGAGCAGAGCTCGAAAATATGGCTTCTCGTTTAGCGGACTTTAGGGGGTCTCTT GACCTCGAATCAAAGGAGGACCGCATTGCTGAGCTAGATGAACAGATGTCTGATCCGGAATTCTGGAATGATCAGCAGAAAGCCCAAACAGTCATAAATGAAGCAAACGGTTTAAAGGATTATGTCAATTCATATAAAAAATTGAGTGACTCCCATGAGGAATTGCAAATGACTCATGATCTTTTGAAAGAAGAGCCGGATCCAGACCTCCACCTTGAGCTTGAAAAAGAACTAAAATCATTAACAAAAGAGTTCAATGAGTTTGAGCTTCAGCTTCTTCTCAGTGAGCCGTATGATAAAAATAACGCGATTTTAGAATTGCACCCTGGTGCTGGCGGTACAGAGTCACAGGACTGGGGCTCTATGCTTCTTAGAATGTATACCAGATGGGGAGAGCGCCGCGGCTTTAAGGTGGAAACGCTCGATTACCTTCCAGGTGATGAGGCTGGAATTAAATCAGTCACATTACTGATTAAAGGACACAACGCTTACGGTTATCTCAAAGCAGAAAAAGGTGTCCATCGTCTCGTGCGGATTTCGCCGTTTGATTCATCAGGCCGCCGCCACACGTCTTTCGTTTCATGTGAAATCATGCCTGAATTTAACGATGAGATCGATATTGATATTCGTACGGAGGATATTAAAGTTGATACGTATCGCGCAAGCGGAGCGGGCGGACAGCACGTCAATACGACCGATTCAGCCGTTCGGATTACTCACTTGCCGACGAATGTGGTTGTGACGTGCCAAACGGAGCGCTCACAAATTAAAAACCGTGAAAGAGCCATGAAAATGCTGAAGGCCAAGCTGTATCAGCGCAGAATTGAAGAACAGCAGGCAGAGCTGGATGAAATTCGCGGTGAACAAAAAGAAATCGGCTGGGGCAGCCAAATCCGCTCTTACGTATTCCATCCGTATTCTATGGTAAAAGACCATCGCACCAATACAGAAATGGGGAACGTTCAAGCGGTAATGGACGGAGACATTGATACATTTATTGATGCCTACCTGCGTTCTAAGCTTTCATAA